A single window of Methanoregula sp. DNA harbors:
- a CDS encoding methyltransferase domain-containing protein, with protein sequence MTSSETLVKHHPHEVFSASRAGHLDTRLRRFIYRPDRLAERYVKPGNRVLDFGCGPGFFTREFAKRVGDTGTVIAADLQEEMLKILRERLEPEGLLPCIRTHRCEPDSLGISQDYNGTIDVAFAIFVVHEVPDPEKLFREIMALEKPGGTFFYSEPPFIVSGKEFRENLALAEEAGFRLEGTNWYFVNRAAVLRKE encoded by the coding sequence ATGACATCCAGTGAAACTCTCGTAAAACACCATCCCCACGAGGTGTTCTCCGCATCCCGCGCCGGACACCTCGACACCCGCCTGCGCCGGTTCATCTACCGCCCGGACCGGCTTGCTGAACGGTACGTGAAACCCGGCAACCGGGTCCTCGATTTCGGCTGCGGCCCGGGGTTCTTCACCCGCGAGTTCGCAAAGCGGGTTGGTGACACCGGCACGGTGATCGCAGCGGACTTACAGGAGGAGATGCTCAAAATCCTGCGGGAGAGACTGGAGCCCGAGGGCCTCCTGCCATGTATCAGGACGCACCGGTGCGAACCGGACTCTCTTGGAATATCCCAAGACTATAACGGGACGATTGACGTGGCCTTCGCCATCTTCGTTGTTCACGAGGTGCCTGATCCTGAAAAACTGTTCCGGGAGATCATGGCGCTTGAAAAACCCGGCGGGACGTTCTTCTATTCGGAGCCGCCGTTCATCGTCTCCGGCAAAGAGTTCCGGGAGAACCTTGCGCTGGCGGAGGAGGCGGGGTTCCGGCTTGAGGGGACGAACTGGTATTTCGTGAACCGGGCAGCGGTGCTGAGGAAGGAGTGA
- a CDS encoding DUF128 domain-containing protein gives MVLQETAQLKFINHSIDDFAMQVTYRPDTHEGRLVYNLSLVKNEDLEFAIGILKDAYTTRVAASGLVKFYKSGARVDDFVVPKGQTAICTVCSVTFDGLLIRHGIPVNPIGGGVVEIENRTPIRFTHMILYEYTTIDPLQVLNYQRLTSVTNVMRRGSGNILANIREFHMEAESRVGEVLDQLSDSSFIGVLEVGVPNVSLLGVPVSPQFIAIAAVGGTNPIAAIKEGGRWVQSNAMKGLMDVSEMTEIRDY, from the coding sequence ATGGTTTTGCAGGAAACCGCTCAGCTCAAATTCATAAACCACAGCATCGACGATTTTGCCATGCAGGTGACCTACCGCCCTGATACCCACGAGGGCAGGCTGGTCTATAACCTCTCGCTTGTGAAAAACGAAGATCTCGAATTTGCTATCGGGATCTTAAAAGACGCTTACACGACGCGTGTCGCTGCAAGCGGGCTGGTGAAATTTTACAAATCGGGTGCGCGGGTGGACGATTTTGTTGTCCCTAAGGGACAGACTGCGATCTGCACCGTCTGCAGCGTCACGTTTGACGGGCTGTTGATCCGGCACGGTATCCCGGTCAACCCGATCGGCGGGGGCGTCGTGGAGATCGAGAACCGGACGCCCATCCGCTTCACCCACATGATCCTGTACGAATATACGACAATTGATCCCCTGCAGGTGCTCAATTACCAGCGGCTCACATCGGTGACAAATGTTATGCGCCGGGGCAGCGGCAACATCCTTGCAAACATCCGGGAATTCCACATGGAGGCTGAGTCCCGTGTGGGTGAAGTCCTTGACCAGCTCTCCGACAGCAGTTTTATCGGAGTGCTGGAAGTGGGGGTGCCAAACGTCTCGCTGCTCGGGGTCCCGGTGAGCCCCCAGTTCATTGCAATCGCCGCGGTTGGCGGCACCAACCCGATCGCCGCGATCAAGGAAGGCGGGCGCTGGGTGCAGTCAAATGCCATGAAAGGGCTGATGGATGTTTCAGAAATGACCGAGATCCGGGATTACTAA
- a CDS encoding NAD(P)/FAD-dependent oxidoreductase: protein MIIILGGGPAGRIASIRLANAGRDVTLVECGGIGGQCLHYGCMPVCALNDAARFIRQARLFRQMGISGEPPAISFPALLKEMQAIQQKIAGILDHETRSAGVGITYGKHGRLLGRQAFIGDEPVESDAVIVATGSRPNVPKVEGVGLSGIFTPHTLPLAKNLPRRLVIVGGGVMAAEYSYIFSAFGSKVTLISRSGFLKSIDKHLRPLAIRELDDVTIMENTPLLSFEGCSQVTGARVGSDSGEMTVPADAVLIAAGLVPRSEAIEGVRKGTAGEVIVDDHMRTSVPGVYAAGDVTGPPYLTPIARHEGIVAADNILGIDRKMDKRFVPQSISLDHELAFCTTGSTTAISMAMPGLAGPGTFWHVPSGTTGLAKVMVEPDTGAISGICAAGPGGGLIAGYLAFLMREGYTAHDFEEFIEVHPSTDSVYGLLKYASEQLRRRWS from the coding sequence ATGATAATAATTCTTGGCGGGGGCCCTGCAGGGAGGATCGCATCGATCCGGCTTGCAAATGCAGGGAGGGATGTGACCCTTGTCGAATGCGGCGGGATTGGCGGGCAGTGCCTCCATTATGGCTGCATGCCCGTCTGCGCTCTCAATGATGCCGCCCGGTTCATCCGGCAGGCGCGCCTGTTCCGGCAGATGGGGATCTCGGGGGAACCCCCTGCGATCAGTTTCCCGGCACTGCTCAAAGAGATGCAGGCAATCCAGCAGAAGATCGCCGGTATTCTCGACCACGAGACCCGGAGCGCCGGCGTTGGGATTACATACGGAAAGCATGGCAGGCTCTTGGGCAGGCAGGCATTCATTGGCGACGAACCGGTAGAGAGCGATGCCGTAATTGTTGCAACCGGCTCCCGTCCGAATGTGCCGAAGGTGGAGGGGGTCGGCCTCAGCGGCATCTTTACCCCGCATACTCTCCCCCTCGCCAAAAACCTTCCACGACGCCTTGTTATTGTTGGGGGAGGTGTGATGGCTGCAGAATACTCGTATATATTCAGTGCGTTTGGAAGCAAGGTCACCCTGATCAGCCGGAGCGGCTTTCTCAAATCCATCGATAAGCACCTGCGCCCGCTTGCCATCAGGGAACTTGATGACGTTACGATCATGGAAAACACGCCCCTCCTCTCTTTTGAAGGGTGCTCGCAGGTCACCGGAGCCAGGGTCGGGAGTGACAGCGGCGAGATGACGGTGCCTGCCGATGCGGTGCTGATCGCTGCGGGACTCGTGCCCCGTTCCGAGGCGATCGAGGGGGTGAGGAAAGGCACGGCAGGTGAGGTGATCGTAGACGATCATATGCGGACGAGCGTGCCGGGCGTGTATGCAGCCGGTGATGTGACCGGGCCGCCCTACCTCACGCCGATCGCACGCCATGAAGGGATTGTTGCCGCGGACAATATCCTTGGCATCGACCGGAAAATGGATAAGCGGTTCGTCCCGCAATCGATCAGCCTCGACCACGAGCTGGCGTTCTGCACAACGGGCAGCACGACGGCGATCTCAATGGCGATGCCGGGGCTCGCCGGGCCCGGAACGTTCTGGCATGTCCCTTCCGGTACCACGGGGCTTGCCAAAGTGATGGTCGAGCCGGACACCGGCGCTATCAGCGGGATCTGTGCCGCAGGCCCGGGCGGCGGGCTGATCGCAGGGTATCTCGCGTTTCTCATGCGCGAGGGTTACACGGCCCATGATTTTGAGGAATTTATCGAGGTGCACCCATCAACCGACAGTGTGTACGGGCTCCTGAAGTACGCATCGGAACAGCTCAGGCGCCGCTGGTCGTAG
- the lysS gene encoding lysine--tRNA ligase, which translates to MTDSEDQISFDQTRLDKVRALHEQGVAVYPHSFDRKDTVQEIKARFAGATHEKSAERVTTAGRLYIIRNHGKTLFADLGDESGKIQLYIRKNDIGEDKFSFFNQYVERGDFIGVSGHVFRTKLGEITIWVDNITLLCKAVCPLPEKFHGLKDIEKRYRQRYVDLIVNEESRQTFRIRSRVIALIRRYLDERGFLEFETPILQPVYGGANARPFTSYHNFLDQKLFLRIAPELYLKRLVVGGFEKVFEVARNFRNEDIDTNHNPEFSMVEIYWAYRDFRDMMKLTENFITSLVWEICGSLDIMFGETKISFVAPWKKLSMSDAVKEYAGIDIFSKSTDELRTLAQQHNLDEWESPQSQREFLVLFFEGMVEEKLVQPTFIYDFPIENSPLAKKHREKEGFTERFELFIYGMEIANGFSELNDPVDQKARFDAQDEKRRHGDLEAQMIDYDFINALGYGMPPTGGVGVGIDRLVMLLTNNNSIKEVILFPQMKKVQAEGQPDEKSPDVNNPS; encoded by the coding sequence ATGACCGATTCCGAGGACCAGATATCATTTGACCAGACCCGGCTTGACAAGGTGCGGGCACTGCATGAACAGGGTGTCGCGGTCTACCCGCATTCCTTTGACCGCAAGGACACGGTGCAGGAGATCAAGGCCCGTTTTGCAGGTGCCACCCATGAGAAGAGTGCCGAACGGGTGACCACTGCCGGACGACTGTATATCATCCGCAACCATGGCAAGACGCTCTTTGCCGACCTCGGGGATGAGAGCGGGAAGATCCAGCTCTATATCCGCAAAAACGACATAGGGGAGGATAAGTTCAGTTTCTTCAACCAGTACGTGGAACGAGGTGACTTCATCGGCGTGTCCGGGCATGTGTTCCGGACAAAACTCGGTGAGATCACGATCTGGGTGGACAATATAACGCTCCTGTGCAAAGCGGTCTGCCCACTGCCCGAGAAGTTCCACGGGTTAAAAGACATCGAGAAGCGGTACCGGCAGCGGTACGTCGACCTGATTGTCAACGAGGAAAGCCGACAGACGTTCCGGATCCGGAGCAGGGTAATCGCCCTGATCCGCCGCTACCTTGATGAACGGGGATTTCTGGAATTCGAGACCCCTATCCTGCAGCCGGTCTACGGTGGTGCAAACGCCCGCCCGTTCACTTCCTACCATAATTTCCTTGACCAGAAGCTCTTCCTCCGGATCGCACCCGAGCTGTACCTGAAACGGCTGGTTGTCGGGGGATTTGAGAAAGTGTTCGAGGTCGCCCGCAACTTCCGCAACGAGGACATCGATACCAACCACAACCCTGAGTTCTCGATGGTGGAGATTTACTGGGCATACCGGGACTTCCGGGACATGATGAAACTTACCGAGAATTTCATCACGAGCCTCGTCTGGGAGATTTGCGGCAGTCTCGACATCATGTTTGGCGAGACGAAGATCAGCTTTGTAGCGCCGTGGAAGAAGCTGTCGATGTCTGATGCGGTCAAAGAATATGCTGGCATCGATATCTTTTCAAAGAGTACAGACGAGCTCCGCACGCTCGCACAGCAGCACAACCTTGACGAGTGGGAGAGCCCGCAGAGCCAGCGGGAGTTCCTCGTGCTCTTCTTTGAAGGGATGGTGGAGGAGAAGCTTGTCCAGCCCACCTTCATCTACGACTTCCCGATAGAGAACTCGCCGCTTGCCAAAAAACACCGCGAGAAAGAAGGGTTTACCGAGCGCTTCGAGCTCTTCATCTACGGAATGGAGATCGCAAACGGCTTCTCCGAGCTCAACGACCCGGTCGACCAGAAGGCCCGGTTTGACGCGCAGGACGAGAAGCGCCGGCATGGCGACCTTGAGGCGCAGATGATCGATTATGATTTCATCAACGCATTAGGTTATGGCATGCCCCCTACGGGTGGCGTCGGGGTCGGCATCGATCGTCTGGTGATGCTCCTGACGAATAATAACTCGATTAAAGAGGTCATCCTGTTCCCGCAGATGAAAAAGGTGCAGGCAGAGGGGCAGCCTGACGAGAAAAGTCCTGATGTGAATAACCCCTCATAA